The Coregonus clupeaformis isolate EN_2021a chromosome 3, ASM2061545v1, whole genome shotgun sequence genome includes a region encoding these proteins:
- the LOC121541947 gene encoding RE1-silencing transcription factor: MASQTVYPMGLVMYSTSAGMPMVEDAQGLAELPHNELPAPQLVMLANVACENPTEGKEMMELQTVGSYSDSEDENIIRYSYDSHEREMCIVDYPESPQAGIAQVEEIDNDEEEEGMDLSKPSEQRPSSPPIPFTPSTPLGMIMESAKKKKPFFCKPCNYQAQREEEFVTHIQIHSANRMIVVKRVEGDKARAKETLAGPVQESESGDGGANNKGVIRCERCGYNTNRYDHYMAHLKHHEKEGDDQRVYKCTICTYTTVSQYHWRKHLRNHFPSKLFTCNQCCYFSDRKNNYVQHIRTHTGERPFRCPYCEYSSSQKTHLTRHMRTHSGERPFKCDRCNYLAANQHEVTRHSRQVHNGPKPLCCPHCPYKTADRSNYKKHVELHLNPRQFLCPVCKYAASKKCNLQYHIKSRHPGCPQIAMDVSKVKLRVKKPDSDEFTDEYTMVNGIAKFELSAIDDEEEDMEARPEISGADKQSSHGNLSTKKSSNPSPLQAAESVATDKTHKKCYVSPVKETPKKAKDKAEKKVTLKRKSTEMSSENTKQNVTPKETAAAVQTTGNKVKRCPKKQTIGKTGVQDKSKIKETVERVQKVSLEEDDVEKEKSVKEALEKDMLEKENKEENKRLEKEKKEQQGTLKNEREGKENKNTTKSKSPSKKMEKVVEKTVEKAPQSLEAPVEKQGEKSKMKPLKRKAAEALDLSMKESPEEPCTDIKAKRLKVKAAHKSQSKASIPQSMTTEPCPVSEQEASANQIMNSPVVKKLKNINKKEASPGETEASSENKECSIIENPISPPENKKCPATELQPTVVQGEKQASDQETVPAMHTSTRQSSAEQQSNNGGNNLAKQNASPSQDTTPQAEQAKVADQAEETPTLEDESPSPIEMDGSPDFRRPQGEPSTPTTPSLELPRPRGKPTETEEDEGIHSHDGGSEISDSASEGSDDSGLNGLAAAASKLANDPETPTEEIPTPTELKNHMCIFCDRTFPLEVEYRRHLNRHLVNVYYLDNASKLGQ, from the exons ATGGCTTCTCAGACGGTGTATCCAATGGGCTTGGTCATGTACTCCACCTCAGCTGGCATGCCCATGGTGGAGGATGCCCAGGGGTTGGCTGAGCTTCCACACAATGAGCTGCCGGCCCCGCAGCTGGTCATGCTCGCCAACGTAGCCTGTGAAAATCCAACAGAAGGGAAGGAGATGATGGAGCTTCAAACCGTCGGCAGTTACTCCGATAGTGAAGACGAGAACATCATCAGGTACAGTTACGATAGCcatgagagagagatgtgtatTGTAGACTACCCAGAGTCTCCACAGGCTGGCATTGCCCAGGTTGAGGAGATTGATAATGATGAAGAGGAAGAAGGGATGGACCTGTCCAAACCCTCTGAACAGCGTCCTTCTAGCCCTCCCATCCCATTTACCCCTTCTACCCCTCTGGGCATGATCATGGAGTCAGCTAAGAAGAAGAAACCCTTCTTCTGTAAACCCTGCAACTACCAGGCCCAGCGCGAGGAGGAATTTGTAACCCACATCCAAATCCACAGCGCCAATAGGATGATCGTGGTGAAACGCGTGGAGGGGGATAAGGCACGGGCAAAAGAGACTTTGGCGGGACCAGTTCAAGAATCGGAGAGCGGTGATGGCGGGGCCAACAACAAAGGGGTGATCCGCTGTGAGCGCTGCGGCTACAACACCAACCGCTACGACCATTACATGGCTCACCTCAAGCACCACGAGAAGGAGGGTGACGACCAGAGGGTCTATAAATGCACCATCTGCACGTATACCACTGTCAGTCAGTACCACTGGAGGAAGCACCTCAGGAACCATTTCCCCAGTAAGCTCTTCACCTGCAACCAGTGCTGCTATTTCTCGGACCGTAAGAACAACTACGTGCAGCATATCCGCACCCACACAG GGGAGCGTCCTTTTCGATGTCCGTACTGTGAGTACTCAAGCTCCCAGAAGACCCATCTTACCAGGCATATGAGAACACACTCGG GTGAAAGGCCTTTCAAATGTGACCGCTGCAACTACCTGGCTGCCAATCAGCATGAGGTGACACGCCATTCCAGACAGGTTCACAATGGACCCAAGCCCCTGTGCTGCCCCCACTGTCCATACAAGACGGCTGATCGCAGCAACTACAAAAAGCATGTGGAGCTCCACCTCAACCCGCGTCAGTTCCTTTGCCCTGTCTGCAAGTACGCCGCTTCCAAAAAGTGTAACCTGCAGTATCACATCAAATCTAGACACCCCGGCTGCCCACAGATCGCAATGGATGTGTCAAAGGTCAAGCTGCGTGTCAAGAAACCTGATTCTGATGAATTCACCGATGAGTACACCATGGTGAATGGAATCGCAAAGTTTGAGCTGTCTGCAattgatgatgaggaggaggacatggaggCGAGACCAGAGATCTCTGGAGCTGATAAACAATCAAGCCATGGCAATCTCTCGACCAAGAAGAGCAGCAATCCCAGCCCTCTTCAAGCTGCAGAAAGTGTAGCAACGGACAAGACCCACAAGAAATGTTACGTCTCCCCTGTCAAAGAGACACCTAAAAAGGCAAAGGACAAGGCAGAGAAAAAGGTAACACTGAAACGCAAGAGTACAGAGATGAGCAGTGAGAATACAAAGCAGAATGTTACCCCGAAGGAGACAGCAGCTGCAGTTCAAACCACAGGTAATAAAGTGAAGAGATGTCCCAAAAAACAGACGATAGGGAAAACAGGTGTTCAGGATAAGAGCAAAATAAAGGAAACTGTGGAAAGAGTTCAAAAGGTGAGTTTGGAAGAGGACGATGTTGAGAAGGAGAAATCAGTTAAGGAGGCGTTGGAGAAAGACATGCTGGAGAAGGAGAATAAGGAGGAAAACAAGAGGCTGGAGAAGGAGAAAAAAGAGCAGCAGGGAACACtgaagaatgagagagaaggaaaagagaacaaaaatacaacaaaatctAAGAGTCCTTCTAAAAAAATGGAGAAAGTGGTTGaaaagactgttgaaaaagcaccTCAGAGTCTGGAAGCACCAGTGGAAAAACAGGGAGAGAAGAGCAAGATGAAGCCACTAAAGAGAAAGGCTGCTGAGGCCTTGGACTTATCAATGAAGGAATCTCCTGAGGAGCCCTGCACCGACATTAAGGCCAAACGGTTAAAAGTCAAGGCTGCTCACAAGTCACAATCAAAAGCCAGTATCCCCCAAAGCATGACGACTGAGCCTTGCCCAGTGTCTGAGCAGGAGGCCTCAGCAAACCAGATTATGAACTCGCCCGTAGTGAAAAAGCTGAAAAACATCAACAAGAAAGAAGCAAGCCCTGGAGAGACTGAGGCTTCCAGTGAGAACAAGGAGTGTTCCATCATTGAGAACCCCATTAGCCCCCCTGAAAACAAAAAGTGTCCTGCCACAGAGCTTCAGCCAACAGTTGTACAGGGAGAGAAGCAGGCATCTGACCAGGAGACCGTCCCCGCAATGCATACATCTACTAGGCAGAGCTCTGCAGAACAACAGTCCAATAATGGGGGAAACAACCTTGCAAAGCAAAATGCATCCCCATCTCAGGACACAACTCCACAGGCTGAGCAGGCTAAGGTCGCCGACCAAGCAGAGGAAACTCCTACTCTTGAAGACGAGTCCCCATCTCCCATAGAAATGGACGGCTCTCCCGATTTCAGAAGGCCACAGGGAGAACCATCAACACCAACAACACCCTCCCTGGAGCTCCCTAGGCCAAGAGGAAAGCCTACTGAAACTGAAGAGGACGAGGGCATCCATAGCCATGACGGAGGAAGTGAGATCAGCGATAGCGCCTCGGAGGGCAGCGACGACTCGGGGCTCAACGGACTGGCCGCTGCCGCCAGCAAACTGGCCAATGACCCTGAAACTCCCACAGAAGAGATTCCGACTCCAACTGAACTCAAGAATCACATGTGTATTTTCTGTGACCGTACCTTCCCCTTGGAGGTGGAGTACCGTCGGCACCTGAATCGCCACCTGGTGAATGTGTACTATCTTGACAATGCATCCAAGCTGGGCCAGTGA